The region CTTTAATGGCCGTAGTGGAATGACTGTCTTTGATGATACAGCCGTTCCCGCGCAACCGGACCTCAACCCCAATTTGCGCTAATGATTTATGAAATTCCTGCCAGCCATGTGCAGAACGCAAGGACTCCAAAATAAAATCCTTGCGCTCCTTTACATATGAATCAAAAGACTGCTGGCCGGAATGGGCTTCATAAGTTGCAGCCCGGTCATTATTGCGTTTGGGCAACAATTCTTTTTGTCTGCCATTATCGAGTTTCAGACCAAATTTTTGTTCCAGCTCACGGTGCAGCCGGTCACGCTTATGAAAATCCCGGTAGGGCTCGTGCCGGGTCAACTTCTCCGGGTGGATCATGTTGTATGCTATGTGCATATGAATATTATTGGTGTTCTTATGAACACCGCAATGCCGCTGGTGCTCCTCAAAACCCAAGACCGTGGAAAACTCATGCTCAATCTCTTTAAATTCTTCCGGCGTAAGAACGGATTCATCTTCCGGCCTGAAAGACACGATCAGATGATAGGTCTTTTCCTTGCGGGTGCGCTTATTCAAATCTTGAGTGTCGAGCACTTCCTGAATCGCCAGCTCGTAATCATCCCCAGCCCAGCAACCTGCACACCACGACATAAGGCTCTTTTCGCCCTTGTGCTTGGCGTCAGCAATATATTGGGCCAGTCTCCGGTAATTATCGTTTTGCGGCTTACAAGCAATCCTGCGGCTAATCATATAGACCTCACCTTCTTGACTATTTGCCGTTGAGTCTGACCTATTTCTCTAAGTAGCCTCTCTGCCGCCTTTCGGTTGTCATCATCGTCAAGGATCAGCATCTTTAAAAGACCGCCCAGACGACCCTGATCCCCATTGAGCTTCAAAAGTTCCCGGCGGGTCTGTTGATCCGTGCTGCTCTTGATTTCGTGCCCCAGACATACGGCCTTGGCAAAAGCAGACAGCGACAAACTGCACTGTTCTGCGCTTGTGCAAATAGACTGATATTCCTCTTCAGAAACATAAGTCTTGATGACTTTCTTTTTGCTGGGCATGGCTATCGTTTCCTCACAATTGTCCTTTCAATTGCGTTGAACCGAAGGTGAATAAGTCACCCTCAGCCCAAGGCTGAGCAGGACTTAAGGGAGACCACTTTGGAAAAGTGGGCCTACCTTACCTGTCCTGCCTTCGGACGCCATGAGAAACTATGCCATTTTTTGATATTCAGGAAGGAGGTCTTCGAAAATTAATAATCATATCAATTAATAAAGCATGGAACCAAACTAAATCAAACAAAACCAAGCAGAATCAAAATTTCTCAAAAGATATCATTCTGTATCAAAAAATATCCTCATTCGAGCTGAAACAATCAAGATGCACACAGCCATGATTTAAGCCATCCTAAAATATAAAACACATACTTTTCAAACACAATATTTTACCAAGGATACCCCAACAATGGAAAATTCCGTTCCCCTAAAAGAAACGGGGATGCTTATTTGGTTTAAGCATCCCCGTTTCTTCATTTTCTCTCGCAATGAAATATTTTCAGACTTATCAGACTGCACGGCTGACAAGCCCTGCCCCAACTTTTCTTCGCTCGTGAAAATCAAACCTCACGCATCGAAAAATAATTATTTCAATCCCCAGCAAAATAAATTAATTTTTTCTTAAACAAAAAGTCTACCCATTTAAAAAAAATTTACTTTTTTCCCAAAACCGGGAGAGGACCGGGAGAACCCGGAAAAACAAAAAGTAAAAGGGTGCTAGACTAAACGTCTAACACCCTGTATTTACTGTGGTAGGCCACCAAGGACTTGAACCTTGAACCAACGGATTAAGAGTCCGCTGCTCTACCAATTGAGCCAGTGACCCGTGTCGTGAGAAAAGGGTTTAGATAGATTCACTGCAGATGTCAATCGTTTTTTTATTTTTTTTATTAAAAAAGGCAATTAAATGCGTTTTAAGCTAATTTCTTTAATTTTTTTTAGTTTCGTTTCATTTTTTACGCTTATCTGTTCACAGTCGGCTCATAGCGCCCAGAACCTGAATAAAAACCTAGGGACCAAATGGGAAATACTCCACCTCACCAAAGAAGCACAGAAAGAAACAGGGCTGAAAACAGATATTATGACGGCCCTGATACTGGAACCCAGAAACGGATGGTATACATATTCCCATAATCCGGGAAAAATGGGCCAGCCTACGGTATTAAAAGTAACCCTTACACCGGACAACACCATACTTCCGGTCCTCTACCTGCCGGGAAAACTCAAGGATGACCCTTTTAATAAGGGTCAGAAAATAGCTACCTATTCTGAACCTACTCCGATTTTGATTCCTGTTCCCGAAGGACTAAAATCTTTCAATTTAAAAGCTAAGCTTTCACTGCTGATGTGTTCCGATACAGCCTGCCAACCTTTCAAAACCAACCTGACGCTTCTCGGATTAGCAGTTTTACCGGACAAGCTGCCGCAGGCCCATCTTCAACCGTGGTGGCCAAAGTTCGTTAAGCTGCGCAAGGGAGCTAAAGCCATTAAAATCTCCCTTAAAAATATTGCCGCAAAAAATACCCCCGAACCGAAGGCAAAGGCAGTTGAAAAGCTGGTGAAAGAGACAGCTCCGCCGTTAACGGGGGCAAAGGGAAACCCCACTACCCCCGAGTTTTCATTTGATTCTCTTAAACCTAACTCCTTTACTCCGGGACTAGAAGTCACTGACCTGACCACTGCGATACTATTCGGTCTGCTGGCAGGATTTCTGCTCAATTTCATGCCCTGCGTACTTCCGGTAATCAGCCTGAAACTCTCCACCCTGCTGGCTGGAACCGGACACCAGAATGCACAAGAACAAAAGCGTGGGTTCCGGGAACACAATGTCTTCTTTGCCCTTGGCATAATGCTTTACTTTGGAGTGCTTAGCGGAATCCTCGGCACAACCGGAATGGCTTGGGGGCAGATCTTCCAAAAACCCACGGTTGTCATCGGGCTGACCGGGATTGTCTTCGCCCTTAGTTTAAGCCTTTTCGGACTGTTCAATCTGCCCATTGTAGACCTTAAAATCGGCTCGGAAAGCAGCGGACCGCGCAGGCAGGCCCTTTTTACCGGGGTACTGGCAACCCTGCTGGCAACTCCCTGCAGCGGACCTTTTCTGGGTGGAGTTCTGGGCTGGGCTATGGTCCAACCTCACTATGTTATCAGCTCGGTATTTCTCAGTGTTGGCGCAGGTATGTCTTTGCCATATATATTGATGGCCATTTTCCCGGCACTTGCTACACGTTTTCCCAAACCCGGCGCATGGACCATCTGGATCGAACGGGCCGCGGGATTCTTCCTTGTCGGGACCTGCATATACCTGTTCAGCATCCTGCCGGAAGATATGTACATCCCGACTATGATTTTTCTATGGTTCACCGCTGTAGGCGCGTGGATGTGGGGACTTTCATCCGGTACTGATAAAAAATCAGCAATGTATCTGCTGCGTATCGGCGCCTTAGCCATTTGTATCGGTGCTGGTTTCTGGGCGACAACCCCGCAGGAAAGGACCGCGCATTGGATTGGTTTCGAGCAGCAGGATTTCAGCGACCGTTTAGGTAATGAAGCTATACTCGTGGAGTTCACGGCCGACTGGTGCCCTTCCTGTAAAGTCTTGGAGCAGACAGTGCTAACCCCGACCAATCTAAACCGCTGGCGGGATAAATACGGACTTACTTTCATAAAAGTGGATTTGACCGCCCCGGACAAAGTTGCCGATAAATTCCTGCGAGCTTTAGGCAGCCGTTCCATACCGCTGGCAGCCATCTTCAAGCCCGGGAAGGACGCCCGGTCACCTACGGTTATCCGCGATCTGTACACTACAGGGCAGATGAATGAGGCTTTAAGCCAGACTCTTAAATAAGGCCGCCTAAGCCTTTACGGCAGGCTCACAGTCAGTTATCACGTGGCTCAACAGCAACTTAAAAACAATAGACACAAAGGAAGCGCATGCTTAATTTTCAAATATTTATTCCTACCCGCATTATTTTCGGCCCCGGTAAACTGGCAGAACTCGGTACTCTGCCCCTCCCCAAAGGCAACAAAGCCATGGTCATCATCGGTGAATCCGGCGCAATGATCAAAAACGGCTACCTGGAAAAGGTACAAGCCGCACTTGCCAAACAGGATGTTTCCACCGTGGTTTTCGATAACATCTCCCCCAACCCTAACTCAGATCAGGTTGATGAAGCAGCTAAAACTGCCCGGGAAAAAGAAATTGATTTCATCGTTGCCCTTGGCGGCGGATCTACAATCGATGCAGCCAAGGCAATCGCCCTTTTAACCACCAACGTCGGCAAATGCTGGGATTACATGCAGTCCGGTTCCGGTGGTGGTGTTAATCCTGAAAATCCCGCAGCGCCGCTAATCGCAATCCCCACTACAGCGGGAACCGGCACAGAAGCGGACCAGTGGGCAGTAATCAGCAAATCCGGCGGCTCTGAAAAAATAAGCCTCGGTAATGACTCCACCTTCCCCACTATTTCCATCGTCGACCCGGAACTGATGATTAGCGTGCCGGCACGCATGACGGCTTACACCGGCATTGATACATTTTTCCATGCGGTAGAAACATTCCTTTCCACCGCGCATCAGCCCATGAGTGACATGCTGGCTCTGGAAGCAGTACACCTGAGCAGCCATTACCTGCCCATGGCTATCGTGGAAGGCGATAACATAGAAGCCCGCACCGTCATGGCATGGTCCAGCACTGCCGCAGGAATGTGCGAAACCCTTTCCCGCTGCATCTCCCAGCACTCTCTGGAACATGCCTTAAGCGCCAAATACCCCGATCTGCCGCACGGCCTCGGCCTTGCCAAGCTTTCGGTTCCTTATTTCAAGCGCCTTATCCCGGAAAGCCCGGAACGCTTTGAAGATCTGGCCATGGCGATGGGCTATGACACTCAGCAGTTTGATGAAAACATGCGCGCCACAGTATTCCTCGAAGGTTTACGGACTCTGCTTGAAAGGTCCGGTTTCAACGAAGAATCACTTAAAGATTACGGTGCCAAAGAAGAAGACGTTGCTGATCTGGTCGATATCGCGGAACAGACAATGGGCAAACTTTTCGAGTTCACCCCTGCGGAAATGACTCGCGAAGACCTCGAATGCATCATGTCTGAAGCCATCGCAGGCTAGCCAGCTAAGGCTTATCGAAAGCCTGACGGGCTGTCTTAAGCGGTTTGTCCGGAGTATCCGAAGGCCGTAAATTAGCGCATAATCCGAAATTAAATTATAAAGGGGAGCTCCTCTAAAGGGGCCCCCTTAATTTCCATCTAACTGTGGATTGACATTATAGTGTGGTCTTTTATAAGTATAACCACAGACAATTAAAGAATTTTGGCGAGATAAAAGTGTAGGCGGATGGGGATCGGAGGCATACACAGCACAATGACTAAAAAGCAGAAGAAAATAGTTCAATGCCCGTTTTGCGATAGCAACCGCCTGTATTTCAGACGGGGGCTCGTTTCTGATGTGCTCATTTCCATGATCCTGCCGGTCAGATCTTACACCTGTGGTTCATGCAGCCGCAGTTTCCGCCGTTTTGGCAATTACTTCACCAGCAGGCAGGCGTTAATTCATATTTTATGTGTGCTTGCGATCATCGCATTCATCAATCCACAACTGCTGCTCCCGAAGAATCTGCTTCTTCAAGAAGAGCAAGTCACAGAAGAACCCGCTGTAAAGACTGACAAAATCACGAACATCACAGCAAAAGAAGAACTTCCGCTCCTTTCCATGACCATTGCCAACGCCACAAACAGCACGTTTTCTATGGAGAATGGAACCCTTGCTATCACGGCAGCAAACGGTACTACGAATGCATCGCAAACGAATATGACGCAGACCGAAACAATAGCGGAAAACGCTACTACAAAAACTATTCTGGCATTCAACGGCACTGACGTCAGCAATTCCACCGCAGCAAAAAAGAACAGCGGAAAAGTCGCCGAAAAAGCGACCGAACCGGTAAAACAGATTCAGGGCCTGCAACAGGGAAAGCTGGAATCCATCTACTTTAAAGAGGTGAAAGGTAAAACCAGAATCAGCCTTGATCTCGGTGGGGCACCTCTTTCCTACACCTCGTTTTTCTTGAAAGATCCCAACCGCCTTGTAGTTGATATCCATGGTAAATGGGATTACTTCGGACCGACCGTGCTTAAGCCTGAAAACCCTATTTTCTCACGCTTCAGGATAGGCATTTACGAAGATAAGATCCGCATGGTCATGGATCTGAAAGGACAAACCCCGGCCCCGGTCATAGCCAAAACCGCAAACGGGCTTGATATTGATGTTAAGTAATTTTTTTTACGAATAAAAACCTAAAAATCCCCGTAGCCGTCAGACTACGGGGATTTTTTAGATTGAACGGCCACCCATCTCAGGTTAAACTAAGCGGGACGTTAATAATCTCAAATTCCCAAGCGGAGATCAAACATGACGAACCAAATTGTTGACGACCTTAACTGCCGTTATACCTGCAAAAAATACGATCCATCCAAACGCATTTCATCCGCCGATATGGCTGTGATTAAAGATGCACTGCGCATGTCGCCATCGTCCGTCAATTCTCAGCCGTGGAAATTCA is a window of Maridesulfovibrio sp. DNA encoding:
- a CDS encoding AMIN domain-containing protein — translated: MTKKQKKIVQCPFCDSNRLYFRRGLVSDVLISMILPVRSYTCGSCSRSFRRFGNYFTSRQALIHILCVLAIIAFINPQLLLPKNLLLQEEQVTEEPAVKTDKITNITAKEELPLLSMTIANATNSTFSMENGTLAITAANGTTNASQTNMTQTETIAENATTKTILAFNGTDVSNSTAAKKNSGKVAEKATEPVKQIQGLQQGKLESIYFKEVKGKTRISLDLGGAPLSYTSFFLKDPNRLVVDIHGKWDYFGPTVLKPENPIFSRFRIGIYEDKIRMVMDLKGQTPAPVIAKTANGLDIDVK
- a CDS encoding iron-containing alcohol dehydrogenase, with the protein product MLNFQIFIPTRIIFGPGKLAELGTLPLPKGNKAMVIIGESGAMIKNGYLEKVQAALAKQDVSTVVFDNISPNPNSDQVDEAAKTAREKEIDFIVALGGGSTIDAAKAIALLTTNVGKCWDYMQSGSGGGVNPENPAAPLIAIPTTAGTGTEADQWAVISKSGGSEKISLGNDSTFPTISIVDPELMISVPARMTAYTGIDTFFHAVETFLSTAHQPMSDMLALEAVHLSSHYLPMAIVEGDNIEARTVMAWSSTAAGMCETLSRCISQHSLEHALSAKYPDLPHGLGLAKLSVPYFKRLIPESPERFEDLAMAMGYDTQQFDENMRATVFLEGLRTLLERSGFNEESLKDYGAKEEDVADLVDIAEQTMGKLFEFTPAEMTREDLECIMSEAIAG
- a CDS encoding cytochrome c biogenesis protein CcdA; the protein is MRFKLISLIFFSFVSFFTLICSQSAHSAQNLNKNLGTKWEILHLTKEAQKETGLKTDIMTALILEPRNGWYTYSHNPGKMGQPTVLKVTLTPDNTILPVLYLPGKLKDDPFNKGQKIATYSEPTPILIPVPEGLKSFNLKAKLSLLMCSDTACQPFKTNLTLLGLAVLPDKLPQAHLQPWWPKFVKLRKGAKAIKISLKNIAAKNTPEPKAKAVEKLVKETAPPLTGAKGNPTTPEFSFDSLKPNSFTPGLEVTDLTTAILFGLLAGFLLNFMPCVLPVISLKLSTLLAGTGHQNAQEQKRGFREHNVFFALGIMLYFGVLSGILGTTGMAWGQIFQKPTVVIGLTGIVFALSLSLFGLFNLPIVDLKIGSESSGPRRQALFTGVLATLLATPCSGPFLGGVLGWAMVQPHYVISSVFLSVGAGMSLPYILMAIFPALATRFPKPGAWTIWIERAAGFFLVGTCIYLFSILPEDMYIPTMIFLWFTAVGAWMWGLSSGTDKKSAMYLLRIGALAICIGAGFWATTPQERTAHWIGFEQQDFSDRLGNEAILVEFTADWCPSCKVLEQTVLTPTNLNRWRDKYGLTFIKVDLTAPDKVADKFLRALGSRSIPLAAIFKPGKDARSPTVIRDLYTTGQMNEALSQTLK
- a CDS encoding plasmid mobilization protein — translated: MPSKKKVIKTYVSEEEYQSICTSAEQCSLSLSAFAKAVCLGHEIKSSTDQQTRRELLKLNGDQGRLGGLLKMLILDDDDNRKAAERLLREIGQTQRQIVKKVRSI